The DNA sequence CGCGACCAAATTCGACTACGAGTTTGAATGGAAAAAATTCTCTGCTGGAGCTCCGAGTGATTTGAATCGCGGCATTTCTCAGATCACCATGAAACCTGAAGGTTATTGGGAGACAAAAACGGCTTCTGAGCCTGTTATCTTTGGCGATGAAGATCATGCCGTCGTGGTTTCTTATGCCCACGGTAAAGGGCGCGTGATTTGGTGGTCCGGTTCGACTCCACTGACCAATGCCGGGTTGAAAGAAGCAGGCAACATGGAGCTGTTGCTGAATTCGCTGGGTCCCGCGCAAGGCCGGCGGATTCTTTGGGACGAATATTTTCACGGCGAACGCCCCGGCTTGACAGCGTATTTTGCGGCTACGCCCTTGATTTGGGGGGCGCTGCAGTTGGGCATTGGCCTGCTGGCAATTTTCTTCACCTACTCGCGACGTAGCGGGCTGGTGAGGCCGCTGGTGCCGGAACCTCGCCTCTCGCCCCTCGAATTTGTGGATAGCCTGGGCGGGCTCTATGAGCGCGCGCACGCGGCTTCGGCGGCAGTCCAGGTGGCCCACCAGCGCTTTCGTTATCTGTTGATCAAGCGGCTGGCGTTGGCCAGTACCACCAGCACCAAGGACCTCAATAACGCCGTCCGTGAGCAGATGGGTTGGCGAGAACCTGGATTTGTAGAGACAATGTATCGTTGTGAACGCGCAGCCCTCGATCCCGAGCTGAGCGAGCATGAAGCTGTGCAGCTTGTACAGGCATTACAGCAGTACACCCGGGTGTTGCGTCTTTCACCGCGCACTCTGAAGGAGAAAACCGGATGGAAGCAGCCGGCAACGCAATAAGCAGCAATGTCGAATCGGTAAGCAAGCTGGCGGCGCATGTGCGCGGCGAGCTGGGCAAGGTCATCGTAGGGCAAGAGGCCACAATTGATCAGTTATTGCTGGTCATTCTGTGTGGAGGTCACGGGCTGGTCGAGGGCGTGCCCGGATTGGCGAAAACCCTGGCCGTCAAAGCCCTGGCGCTCCTGCTGCAATTGGATTTTCAGCGCGTGCAGTGCACCGCCGACCTCATGCCGGCCGATGTTCTGGGCGCCAATATATTCAACATGGGCGCTTCGAGTTTCACGCTCCATCGCGGTCCGGTATTCACGGACTTGCTGCTGGTAGATGAAATCAACCGCACCCCTCCGCGGACGCAGGCGGCCCTGCTGGAATCCATGGAAGAGCGGCAGGTCACGATTGACGGAGCGCGCCATCCACTTTCCAGCTTCTTTACCGTATTCGCCACGCAGAACCCGGTGGAGTTTGAAGGGACCTATCCTCTGCCCGAGGCCCAGCTCGACCGCTTTTTGATGAAGATCCTTATCTCTTATCCCGGGGCCGATCAGGAGGTGAGAATTCTGGAGAATTATCAGAATGGCTTCGATGCGCGTGAATTGGAAAAAGTCGGCTTGGTGACGGTTGATTCCAGTCTGCTGACTGCTGCCCGCCGGGAGGTAGCACAAGTGAAAGTCGAACCCGCGCTCTTCCGTTACATTACAACTCTGGTGCGTCGCACCCGCGAATGGCCGGCGCTGAGCCTGGGAGCAAGTCCGCGTGCAGCCATCAGCCTGATGATGGTGGCCAAAGCCATCGCAGCCATGGATGGCCGGCCTTATCTAATTCCTGATGATGTGAAGTCGGTAGCGCCTCCAGTTTTGCGCCACCGGATCATGCTCAAACCCGAAGCTGACTTGGAAGGCGTAACCGCCGATCAGGTCATCCGCGACGTAATTGCAGCAGTGGAAGTTCCCAAATAAATCCCCAATTGCGCCGCTTGGGGCGCACGGTGGGAGCCCCGGCCTTTAGGCCGGGGTAAAGGTTCTTAAAATTTTGGGCTTTAGCCCCGGCTTTTTTAAGTTAGAACAATTTCATGAACCCTCGTCCTCAACTCGTGCCGGCAACGGTTTCTATGATGGCGTTTCCCGCGACGCGCTTGCCGGGGGCTTTTGGCGCGCGCTTTTACACCCTGTTGATCGTCGGACTGGCATGGCTTGGCCCCACCTGGATTGACCACCGCTTTCTCTACGGAATGTTCCTGTGGGATGCGCTGGTTTTCGCAGCTTGGTTCTATGACCTTCGCCAGATGCCGCGTCCGGGGCAGTTGTTCGTAAGCCGCGCGTGGCATGCGCCGGTCAGCCTCGACAGCGAAGGCAAAGTGACCATCAAGATCCTCAATCGCGGACGGGTAGGAATCCGCGCCCGCGTGACCGACGACATTCCCCTCCAACTTCGCCGCCTCCCGCCAGAGATCGAGATCAAGGCTGCTCCCGGGAAGGAGGGCGAGGCCAGCTACAACATTCATCCGCGAGAGCGCGGAGACGCGCAACTGGAGGGTGTATTTTTACGCTATCAATCAGGACTCCACATCGCTGAGCGCTGGGCCAAGGTCAAACTCAACCAGACGGTGCGGGTCTATCCCAATCTGGAAGAAGCCAAAAAGCACACCATCTTCCTGCTGCGCAGCCGGCAGGTAGAGCAGGAGCGGCGCCTGCAACGCCGGCGCGGACTGGGTCGTGAATTTGAGAGCCTGCGTGAATGGCGCGATGGCGATGAACTGCGCGACATCTGCTGGACGGCCACTGCCCGCCGCGCCAAACCCATCACCAAGATTCACCAGGTAGAACGGAGCCAATCGGTCTGGATTGTCGTGGATGCCGGCCGCCTGCTGCGGGCGCGCGTAGGCAGCCTCAGCAAGCTGGATTACGCGGTGAACGCCGCGCTTACGCTCGCGCATGTGGCCATGTTTTCCGGCGACAAAGTCGGTTTGCTCGCCTATGGCCGCAAGCCACAACAGCATCTCAACGCCGCCCGCGGC is a window from the Terriglobales bacterium genome containing:
- a CDS encoding DUF4350 domain-containing protein; its protein translation is MPGPLSRGDTKILICAGAVLVLLIVTGVLFPSPEEDTTPFPSSYAAGSNGGKAAYLLLQDLGYSIERWESPLENLPLPEDTATVLVLADPVESITSRDRETLESWLQRGGIVLATGYRASTALPEHATKFDYEFEWKKFSAGAPSDLNRGISQITMKPEGYWETKTASEPVIFGDEDHAVVVSYAHGKGRVIWWSGSTPLTNAGLKEAGNMELLLNSLGPAQGRRILWDEYFHGERPGLTAYFAATPLIWGALQLGIGLLAIFFTYSRRSGLVRPLVPEPRLSPLEFVDSLGGLYERAHAASAAVQVAHQRFRYLLIKRLALASTTSTKDLNNAVREQMGWREPGFVETMYRCERAALDPELSEHEAVQLVQALQQYTRVLRLSPRTLKEKTGWKQPATQ
- a CDS encoding MoxR family ATPase, with product MEAAGNAISSNVESVSKLAAHVRGELGKVIVGQEATIDQLLLVILCGGHGLVEGVPGLAKTLAVKALALLLQLDFQRVQCTADLMPADVLGANIFNMGASSFTLHRGPVFTDLLLVDEINRTPPRTQAALLESMEERQVTIDGARHPLSSFFTVFATQNPVEFEGTYPLPEAQLDRFLMKILISYPGADQEVRILENYQNGFDARELEKVGLVTVDSSLLTAARREVAQVKVEPALFRYITTLVRRTREWPALSLGASPRAAISLMMVAKAIAAMDGRPYLIPDDVKSVAPPVLRHRIMLKPEADLEGVTADQVIRDVIAAVEVPK
- a CDS encoding DUF58 domain-containing protein — protein: MNPRPQLVPATVSMMAFPATRLPGAFGARFYTLLIVGLAWLGPTWIDHRFLYGMFLWDALVFAAWFYDLRQMPRPGQLFVSRAWHAPVSLDSEGKVTIKILNRGRVGIRARVTDDIPLQLRRLPPEIEIKAAPGKEGEASYNIHPRERGDAQLEGVFLRYQSGLHIAERWAKVKLNQTVRVYPNLEEAKKHTIFLLRSRQVEQERRLQRRRGLGREFESLREWRDGDELRDICWTATARRAKPITKIHQVERSQSVWIVVDAGRLLRARVGSLSKLDYAVNAALTLAHVAMFSGDKVGLLAYGRKPQQHLNAARGPAHMREFMERLAIVKEEAFEADHFRAAQLLLRDQKRRCLIVWLTDLAETAMTPEVIDSAYQMMPRHVVLFAAIAQPELGELAETAPETPRDLYRHTAALEMVQRRDLLLARLRYRGALAMEFAPGKLSTALVNHYLDIKERSLI